A window of Synechococcus sp. WH 8109 genomic DNA:
TTACGACAAGCCGCCCTTGGTGTATTGGCTGATGGGGTTTGGCTATGCCTGGCCCGGACGCGAGGTTTGGGATCCTCTCGGCAGTTGGGCGGCACGGCTTCCTTCCGCCTTGGCCACGGTCGGGCTGATGCTTGGCCTCGCCGATACGGTGCTGCGCTGGCCGTTTTCCGGCGATGCGCGTCCGCGTTTGACGGCTTTGATTGCCCCGCTGGCGTTTGCTTTCTCGCCGCTGGTGCTCGTCTGGAGCCGCACCGCGGTGAGTGATGCCCTGCTGTGTGGCCTGCTCGGTCTCAGCCTGTTGCTGCAGTGGAGGCGTTTTGCCGCCCCCCAAGAGGTGGCCTGGTGGCCAGCCTGGGTGATCCTCGGATTCGCAGTGCTGGCCAAGGGGCCTGTCGCTGTGGTGCTGTCAGGTCTCGCTCTGTTGATGTTCGGAGCGTTGCGACGGGATCTTGTTCAACCCTGGCGACGGCTGCGCCCGCTGCCCGGGTTGCTGCTCACCGCTCTGATCGGCCTTCCCTGGTACGTCCTGGAGTTGCTGGTGGAAGGACAGCCCTTCTGGGACAGCTTTTTCGGCTATCACAACCTTCAACGCTTCACATCCGTGGCGAATGATCACCTTCAGCCCTGGTGGTTTTTCGGCCCGGTGATGCTCGTGGCTGCCCTGCCCTTCACGCCCTACCTGCTGATTGGGCTAGCGCGGGTGCCCCGATCGCGGATCGCTCCGGAGCATTCGTTGCATCAATTCGCAGCGTGCTGGCTGTTGGCGGTGCTTCTGCTGTTCACCACCGCAGCCACCAAGCTCCCCAGTTATTGGTTGCCCGCCACTCCGGCGGCGGCCCTGTTAGTGGCCCAGGCCACGGTGGGCTCATCGCGCTGGCAACGGATGGCCTGGGGAACTTGCCTGGCCTTGATCGCCGTCCTGGCCGCTGGGTTCTGGCTGGGATCGCTCTGGGTTCCCTTTATCAAGGATCCGGAGATGCCGACGCTGTCGGTGGATTTGCTCGCCAGCGGTCTGTTGAAGTGGGCTGCGGTCTGGATCAGCGCTGCAGCCGTGCTTGGAGCTGGTCTGTTGCTTCAGTGTCGTGCTGCCGCTCAGGCCTTGCTGGCCATGCAGGGCTGTCTGCTCGGATTTCATCTCACGGCTCTGGTTCCCATCGCCGAGCTCGCCGATCGTCTGCGTCAGCAGCCCGTGCGTGACGCGGCTTCACTGATGTTGTCGCAGCAGCGCAGTGGAGAGCCCATGGTCATGGTTGGCGTCATGAAGCCTTCACTGCACTTCTACACAGGTCAGGTGATCCTCTACGAAGGCCAATCCGATAGGGCGTTGGTCAACATTGCTGATCGCCTGGCCCATGAACAGCGACGCGGCTGGAGTGGATATCCCCTCGGGAGCCCGGCTGCATCCAGCACCGTGCTGCTGCTGATCGATCGCGGCACGGCAGAACGGGATCATTGGAGCGACCTGCAGCCTGGGCTGCTGGGACAGATCGGGATCTACGACGTGTGGCGTCTGGACCGCAGTCGTCTTGAGCGACGGGCACAAACCCTGAAGGCCGACGGCATCGATGCCGACTGGCGGGAGCCGCGGCCGGAGCGGTATTGAGTTGTGGAGCCTTAAGAGGGTGACAAAGTCTGGCGATGGCAAAAACCGCAGTGCCCCCAGAGCTTGACTTCTCCGTTGGGTGCTGGTCGGCCGCACTCCGGGCATGTCCCCATGCCATGGACATCGGTGCGGCTCGGATGCTTGGCCCAAATGCTGGCCTCGCTCTCCAGTACTGGGGATTGGAGGGAATGGTGTTGCTGAATGCGCAGATCACGCACCGCGTGGCCGGCTTGGTGCAGGGCGCTGATCAGTTGGGGCTTGTTGTAAAGGAGAGCCTGGCGCCATTGGGGATGGCTGGCTCCCACCGTCAGCACTCCGCGTTGCAGCGATAAGGGGCGGCAGTGCGGTGCCAGTTGCGCTCCAGCAACTCTCGGCCAGTCCTGCCATAGCGCTGCCAAATGATCGTCCTTGCGCCACTCCCTCTGAAGTGCTCTCAGGCAGGTTTTCAAGGGTTCCGCCGGCTCTGGCGGAGCTGACTGGAGAAGCTCCAGGCCCGGAAGGCGACGACGTTGAGATTCAGGTGCAACCGCCATAGATTGATTCTAGGCAGAATTGCTGCAAGAACCTCGCTAATCTCAGCGCGTCTGAGGCCAAGTGATGGGTTTCTTTGATCGGCTAAGCAGGCTGGTTCGTGCTAACGCCAACGCTGCCGTCAGCAGCATGGAGGACCCGGCCAAGATTCTCGATCAATCCGTCGCCGACATGCAGGCGGATCTGGTCAAGTTGCGTCAGGCCGTCGCCCTGGCGATCGCGAGTCAGAAGCGGCTGACCAGTCAGGCTGAGCAGGCTGCAGCTCAATCCAAGACCTGGTACGAGCGTGCTGAGCTGGCGTTGAAAAAGGGTGAGGAATCCCTGGCTCGGGAAGCATTGACCCGTCGCAAGACGTTCCAGGAGACGGCGACTTCTCTGACAGCTCAGGTGCAGGCCCAAGACGGCCAGGTGGAATCTCTCAAGAAGAGCCTGGTTGCCCTCGAAGGAAAGATCGCTGAGGCCAAGACTAAGAAGGACATGCTCAAGGCCAGGGCCCAGGCAGCCAAGGCCCAGCAGCAGTTGCAAAGTGCCGTCGGCAGCATCGGCACCGATTCCGCCATGGCGGCCTTCGAGCGGATGGAGGAAAAGGTGGAGGCCATGGAGGCCACCGGCCAGGCTGCGGCTGAGCTGGCTGGATCTGATCTGGAGAGTCAGTTCGCGGCTTTGGAAAGCGGTGGCGGCGTTGATGACGATCTCGAGGCGTTGCGCGCTCAGCTGAAGGGAGGCCCGGAAGCCGTTGCTCTTCCCGCGTCTGAGACCTCCGAGGCCGTGAAGCCCGTGCAGGTGGAAGAGGTGGATGCTGAACTCGAAGACTTGAAACGATCCATCGACAAGCTCTGATCAACCCAGGAAAGTCGTCCGGCTTTCCATAGGATCAGTTCAGTCATTTGAGTGCCTTGGCTGGAGCTGTTGCCGATTTCACCGACGCTGGTTTTGAACGTGAAGTCCTCAAGGCTTCCGGCACGGTCCTCGTCGATTTCTGGGCTGCCTGGTGCGGCCCCTGCCGACTGATCGCTCCGTTAATGGATTGGGTGGCGAGCGACTACGGCGATTGCGTCAGTGTCGGCAAGCTCGAGGTAGATGCCAATCCCCAGACCCGTGACGCTTATCAGGTTCAGGGCATCCCCACACTGATCCTCTTCCGCAACGGTGAAGTGGTGGCGCGGCATGAAGGTGCCATCGCCAAACCGCAGCTGCAGTCCTTCCTGGATGCCAACCTCTAAGCGGCTTGCCTCGCTGGGCAGCGCTGTTTTTGCCCGTGTTGATGCCGCCAAAGAGGCTTATCGGCTTGGGGCGTCTTCTTCGGTACGTCCGGATCTGGTGGATCTCTCCATCGGATCCTCTGATCTTCGGCCTCCCACGGCGTTGTTGGACTCCATGGCCTCAGCGGTCATGGAGTCCAGCAGCAGCTCCTATTGCCTTCAAGCCGGACTGAGGCCTTTTCATGCCGCCGTCGCGGACTGGTGTCGGCATCGCTTCGACGTTGCCGTGGATCCTGATCATGAGGTCCAGTTGTTGGTGGGATCCCAGGAAGGAACCGCCCATCTGCCGCTGGCGGTGCTTGATCCGGGTGACGCCGCCCTGCATCTGGACCCCTGTTATCCGTCCCATATCGGTGGATTGCACCTGGCGGGAGCCCGGACCAAGGCCCTGGCCCTTTCCCCTGAAAACGACTGGCGGCCGGATCTGAAGACCATCAGTCCACAGCTTTGGAAGCAACTGAAGTTGTTCGTTTTGGGGTATCCCCACAACCCTTCAGCCCGGGTGGGGGATCAGGAGGATCTCAATCGCATCACGGCGATCGCAGCTCGGCACGACGTGGTGATCGCCCACGACAATCCCTATGTGGATCTTGCCCTGGATGGAGAGCCTCCCTCGCTTTTGCAGGCTCCGAACTGGAGGGAGTGCGGCATTGAATTTTTCTCCCTTTCGAAGGGTTGGTGCCTTGGCGGATTCAGACTCGGTTTTGCAGTTGGTGCTGCACCGCTGATTGCCGCCCTGCGTCGCGCCAAGGCCGTCATCGATTTCAACCAGAGCCTGGCTCTGCAGCAGGGTGCGATTCAGGCCTTGCAAAGCTTCCCCGATTGGCCGCGGCAACTGCATCCGACTTATCGCGAACGACGGGATCGTGTGGTCGAGACTCTCAGGGCACGCGGTTGGTCGGTCCCCTGTCCAGAGATGGCGATGTACCTCTGGTTCCCCTTGCCTGATGCGGCCCATCGTCGGGGGTGGAGTGATGAAGATGCCGCGAGGGAACTGCTTCAGCGCAGTGGTGTCGCCTTAACCCCTGGGTCTGGGTTTGGTAGCGGCGGTCGCCAGTGGCTGCGCATGGCGCTTGTGCGGCCAGTGAATGAGTTGGTGGACGCCGCATCGCGTCTCGCGGATGCGATGGATGACTGATTCACGCATGCCGCAACATCGATTCCCACACTTCGGTGGTGGCCGGTTGATGGCGACGTATCGCCGCCTCGCTGGTGCCTCGGCACGCCACTGGTCCATCCGTCATGTGCCTGTGTGCAGCAGCACGGAGGAGCTGCTGGGGACCTGGTTGCGCGATCAGCCTTCATTGATAGGACCTCGCGCCGTCATTGCCACCCACCAGCGCCGGGGAGTCGGCCAATGGGGGCGCGCCTGGGTTTCTCCGCCAGGTGGTGTCTGGATCAGTGCTGCCTTGCCTTGGCGGAGCCAAGGGTCCGCTCAGGCCGGCTTGCTTGGCTTGGCGCTGGCCATGTCGGTGGTGCAACGGCTTGAGCAGCGGGGCCTTTCGGTTCAGATCAAATGGCCTAACGACCTGTTCGTGAACGGCCGCAAATTGGCGGGCCTTCTACCTGGGGTGGTGCAGCGGGGCTCCCAGCTGCGCTTGCTGCGGATCGGCTTGGGCCTGAATGTGCGGAATGCAGTTCCTGGCCATGCCATTGCCCTGAGAAGGCTTGAAGGGCAGCAGGCTGCGGATCCGATCCGGTGGACGGCGGAGATTTTGCTGGCCTTCGATCACTGTCACGGCGTTGGAGGCGATGGGGCCTGGTGCCTCGATGGCGTTCAGGCCAGGCTCTGGTCCGATCAGCTCGTCCATCCCCAAGACGGTCAGATTTGGAGCATTGCTGGCCTTGAACGCGATGGAGGGCTGCGGTTGCGTCAGGGTTCAAGGACTGAAACCTGGCGCCGCTGGCCCTGAGTTGGTGTCCCATCCATAGGATTTCTTGGCACAGTTTTCTTGTTTCTTGCTGGATTGGTTCGCGCTGATCTGGATGTTGGTTCCAGTCGCGGCTGCGCAGGGTTTTGATCAGTCGCTCGATGGTCTGGTTCGCCAACGGGTGATCACGTCCCAAGAGCGCAAGCTGCTCCGGGGCGGTGGCTCGGCGCTTCCCATGGAACGAAGCCGTTTTGAAGAACCCTGTCGCACCGGTGCTCTGTCCCGGCAGGACTGCGCTTCCGGGGTGGCCAGGCGTCCGCCGGGGGCACCGGCCTCAGCATGGGCTCGCCTTAGCGCGCGAACTGGTCAGGGGGTGTTGAGGAATGCTTGAGCACCACCAGCAGCCCGCATCGCAAGTAACCATTACGATCGATCTCTTGCTTCTGAAGCTCAGACCATCGAACGCGTCTGAAGCAGTTGCGGCAGCTGTTGGAACAGATCCGGCTTGAGCACGTAGGCCTCCGCTCCGTTCGCCAGAGCTTCGTGTTTCTTGTCGGCGTCATTCAGTGCCGTCACGATCACCACCCTCAACGCAGCCTGGAGCTGCAGCTGTTTCAGGCAAGCCAAGCCGTCCATGCCCGGCAGCATCAAGTCCAGCAGCAGATCGAAACGATCAGAGCCGGCTTCGGCGAGAAAGTCTTCTGCGGATCCGAAGCAGATGCAGACGTGCCCCTCATCGGTGATTTCAGCACTGATCAGCTGGTGGATGCGCGGGTCAACCTCCACGACTGCAACATGAAGAGCCCTTTGGGGGGGGCTCCTCAATTAGCGCAGGGGCACTGCACTCACTGTGGGCATCCTGTGAGCGCCCGACCATCTTGGAAGCGTGCAATGCGTTGTGCTCGGGCCGCCACATCGTCTTCATGGGTCACCATCACCAGGGTGATGCCCTGTTGGTGGAGTTCATCAAAAAGTTCCAGCACCTCTGCGGTGGTGCTGGAGTCCAGAGCCCCTGTGGGTTCGTCCGCCAGCAGCAGACTGGGGCGGTTGATGATGGCCCGGGCGATGGCCACTCGTTGTTGCTGCCCTCCGGAGAGCTGATTGGGCTTGTTCTCCAAACGCTGCGCCAGACCAACGCGGCGCAGGGCCGATTGAGCACGCTCGATCCGTTCCTCCCTGGGCACTCCCGCATAGATCATCGGGAGCATCACGTTCTCCATGGCGCTGGCGTGGCCGAGCAGATGGAACTGCTGAAAGACAAATCCGAGCGAGCGGTTGCGAACGTCGGCTAACGCATCGTCCTCCAACTGTTCAACGGCCATGCCATTGAGTCGGTAAGTCCCCCTGGTGGGCCGGTCGAGGCAGCCAAGGATGTTCATTGCCGTGCTCTTGCCTGAGCCGCTGGCCCCCATCACCGCCAGGTAATCCCCCTCCTGGACGGTGAGATTCAGTTGATCAAGGGCTTTGACTTCGAGATCACCAGATCCATAGACCTTGCTGATCCCCCTGAGCTCAGCAACCGGCTGCTGCACAGCCTCAGCCAAGACCCTTCAGGCTGGACAGTGCGATGGCCTGCTGAAGCAATGGCGTACCTGCAACCGCTGTATTGGCCCACTGGAACAGGGGATTGGAGAGGATTCCGCCAACGGCGGTGATCGCCACACATCCAATCAGGGCAACCCGAAGCGGCTGCATCCCCATCAAGGACCAATTCACGTCTGGGTAAGCCTTGACCACATCGGAGGCCTCTTGAGGCTCCTTAACCACCATCATTTTGATGACAGAGATGTAGTAGTAGATCGACACCACTGAGGTGACCAGGCCAACCACCACCAGTAGATATTCGTGGTTCGCCCAACCGGCAAAGAACAGATAGATCTTTCCGAAGAAACCCAGCATTGGCGGAATGCCACCCAGAGAAAGCAGGCAAAGACTCAGGCCGAGGGTGATCAGGGGATCCTTCTGGTAAAGCCCCGCGTAATCAGAAATTCGATCGCTTCCTGTGCGGATCGAGAAGAGGATGATGCAGGCGAAGGCCCCCAGGTTCATGAACAGGTAGGCCGCCATATACAGGACCATGGCCGCGAAACCGTCTTCGGTGCCGCAGACCATGCCGATCATCACGAAGCCGGCCTGGCCGATCGAGCTGTAGGCCAGCATTCGCTTCATCGAGGTCTGGGCGAGGGCAACAACGTTGCCCAGGGTCATGCTCAACACCGCCAAAACGGTGAAGAGCAATTTCCATTGATCGTCGAAGGCACCAAAGCAACCCACCAGGATGCGAAGAGCAAGGGCGAATCCGGCTGCTTTGGAACCTACGGAAAGGAATGCCACAACAGGGGTTGGTGAGCCTTCGTAGACGTCCGGCGTCCACTGGTGGAAGGGAACAGCTGCGATCTTGAATGCAACGGTTGCCAAGACGAAAACCAGAGCCAAAGCAGCCAGAGGTGTGGTGCTGGTTTGCAGAGCCAGGCCGATGGTGTCGAGGCTGGTGCTGCCGCTCAGGCCGTACAGCAGGGAGGAGCCGTAGAGGAAAACAGCAGCGGCTGCAGATCCCACGAGCAGATATTTGAGTGCTGCTTCCGAGCTGCGGGCATCCCTCTTCATGTAGCCCGACAGCAGATAGCTGGCGACGGAGAGCGTTTCTAGCGAGATGAACACACTCACCAGATCCGTTGCCCCGCAAAGGAGCATGGCGCCGAGGGTGGCGGCTAGAAGGATGGCGGCGTACTCGCCAACGGGCGTGCCGCTTTTCTCTGCGTAACGCCAGCTGATCAGCAGCGAAAGAAGCGTTGACAAGGCAATCACAGCCCGGAACGCCACCGCCAGGTTGTCGGCGAGGAAGGCTCCAAGGAACGAGGGCTCCAGCGGTGCGTTCCACTGCAGGGCAAGTAGCACCAGGGAGGTCCCCAAGCCCACATAGCAAATCGGCGGCACCCAACGTGTGGCGACCTTTTCGCCGGCCAGGTCCACCAAGAGGGTGGCGATCATCGCCAGCAGGACTGCAGCCTCGGGCAGTACAGCGGAGGCGTTGAGAGAGAGATTCAGCAGCTCACCAGGGGCAGCCATGGCCTGGGTGGCGAGAAGGAAAGCACCCATGTCGGGCATGACAGCCTGGAACCGTTGCGCTGTGGCGACTGTAGCGGCGCTTGACGCGCCGACGGTCATGCAGAGCGTTGCTCGGTGCGATAAAGAAGGGGAACGGTTTACCTGCCGCTAGTGGCGCACACCCTCGTCATCGTTGAGAGCCCCACGAAGGCCAAGACCATCCGTGGTTTCCTTCCCAAGGGATTCAAAGTTGAAGCCTCCATGGGTCATGTCCGCGACCTTCCCAACAACGCCAGCGAGATTCCGGCATCGGCCAAGGGGCAGAAATGGGCCAACCTCGGTGTGAACACCGACGCGGATTTCGAGCCTCTGTACGTGGTCCCGAAGGACAAGAAGAAGACGGTTCGCGAACTCAAGGACGCCCTCAAGGGTGCTGATCAGTTGCTGCTGGCTACTGACGAAGACCGGGAAGGTGAAAGCATCAGTTGGCATCTGCTTCAACTGCTGGCGCCGAAGGTGCCGGTGAAGCGCATGGTGTTTCACGAGATCACCAAGGAGGCCATCGGCAAGGCCCTGGATCAGACCCGCGACCTGGATATGGAGTTGGTCCATGCCCAGGAAACCCGGCGCATTTTGGATCGCCTTGTGGGATACACCCTGTCCCCTCTCCTCTGGAAAAAGGTGGCCTGGGGACTCTCCGCCGGGCGGGTGCAGTCCGTTGCGGTTCGGCTCCTGGTTCAACGGGAACGGGCCCGCCGCGCTTTTCGCAGCGGTAGTTACTGGGACCTCAAGGCTCAGCTTGAGCAGTCGGGCAGTGCCTTTGAGGCCAAGCTCATTCACGTAGGTGGCCAGCGGATCGCCACCGGCAACGACTTCGACGAGAGCACCGGAGGGCTGAAGGCGGGCAGTGCCGTGCGGCTGCTCAGCGAGAGCGAGGCCAAGACGTTGGCTGAATCCGTGCGATCCAGTGCCTGGACTGTGGATGCGGTGGAGCAGAAGCCCACCGTGCGCAAGCCGGTGCCTCCCTTCACCACCAGCACCCTCCAACAAGAGGCGAATCGCAAGCTGCGCCTTTCAGCCCGGGAAACCATGCGCTGTGCCCAGGGTCTCTATGAACGCGGTTTCATCACCTACATGCGGACTGACTCGGTTCACTTGTCGGATCAGGCAATCAACGCATCCCGCAACTGCGTGGAGAGCCTTTACGGCAAGGAGTATCTGAGCAAAGGGCCGCGGCAGTTCAGCACCAAAGCCCGCAATGCCCAGGAGGCCCATGAAGCGATTCGTCCATCGGGCGAAAGCTTCCGAACCCCCGGTGAGACCGGTCTGGATGGGCGAGATCTGGCGGTGTATGAGCTGATCTGGAAGCGCACTGTGGCCAGCCAGATGGCTGAAGCCAGGCTCACGATGCTCTCGGTGGATCTCAGCTCAGGTGAGGCCAGTTTCCGGGCTAGCGGCAAGCGCATCGACTTTCCCGGTTTCTTCCGCGCCTACGTGGAGGGCAGTGATGATCCCGATGCGGCCATTGAGGGTCAGGAAGTGTTGCTGCCGGCATTGAGCGTTGGCGATGCACCGGAGCCGAAGACCGTTGAGCCCCTCGGCCATCAGACCCAGCCGCCGGCACGCTTCAGCGAGGCATCGCTGGTGAAGATGCTGGAAAAGGAGGGCATCGGCCGGCCGTCGACCTACGCCTCGATCATTGGAACGATCGTGGATCGCGGCTACGCCACGCTTTTGGGCAATGCTCTTACCCCCAGCTTCACTGCCTTCGCTGTGACGGCGCTGCTCGAGGAGCATTTCCCTGAACTGGTGGACACCAGCTTCACTGCTCGGATGGAGAACACCCTCGATGAGATCTCCCACGGCAAGGTGCAGTGGTTGCCTTACCTGGAGGGCTTCTACAAGGGTGACGAGGGCCTGGAAAACCAGGTGCAGCAGCGGGAAGGGGACATTGACCCCGGTGCATCCCGCACCATCGACTTAGAGGGCTTGTCCTCCGTGGTTCGCATTGGCCGTTTTGGCGCCTACCTAGAGGCCAAACGGGTCAGCGACGACGGTGAGGAAGAGCTGATCAAGGCCACCTTGCCCCAGGAGATCACTCCGGCTGATCTGGATGAAGAGCAGGCCGAACTGATCCTCAAACAGAAGGCCGACGGCCCCGAAGCCATTGGCGAGGATCCGGAAACAGGGGATTTGGTCTACCTGCTCTTCGGTCAGTACGGCCCTTACGTGCAGCGGGGCCAGGTGAGTGATGAGAATCCCAAGCCCAAACGCGCGTCTCTGCCCAAGGGGCAGAAGCCGGAAGATCTCACCCTGGAGGATGCCCTCGGACTGCTCCGCTTGCCGCGTCTTCTCGGTGAACATCCCGATGGT
This region includes:
- a CDS encoding biotin--[acetyl-CoA-carboxylase] ligase, which codes for MPQHRFPHFGGGRLMATYRRLAGASARHWSIRHVPVCSSTEELLGTWLRDQPSLIGPRAVIATHQRRGVGQWGRAWVSPPGGVWISAALPWRSQGSAQAGLLGLALAMSVVQRLEQRGLSVQIKWPNDLFVNGRKLAGLLPGVVQRGSQLRLLRIGLGLNVRNAVPGHAIALRRLEGQQAADPIRWTAEILLAFDHCHGVGGDGAWCLDGVQARLWSDQLVHPQDGQIWSIAGLERDGGLRLRQGSRTETWRRWP
- a CDS encoding ABC transporter ATP-binding protein encodes the protein MAEAVQQPVAELRGISKVYGSGDLEVKALDQLNLTVQEGDYLAVMGASGSGKSTAMNILGCLDRPTRGTYRLNGMAVEQLEDDALADVRNRSLGFVFQQFHLLGHASAMENVMLPMIYAGVPREERIERAQSALRRVGLAQRLENKPNQLSGGQQQRVAIARAIINRPSLLLADEPTGALDSSTTAEVLELFDELHQQGITLVMVTHEDDVAARAQRIARFQDGRALTGCPQ
- a CDS encoding glycosyltransferase family 39 protein, which encodes MSASTAGAEGPLSVNVSGRQRRQVLALVLILGLVITFWRLGSTGVVDETPPLFAAAGRAMADTGDWLTPRVNGLPRYDKPPLVYWLMGFGYAWPGREVWDPLGSWAARLPSALATVGLMLGLADTVLRWPFSGDARPRLTALIAPLAFAFSPLVLVWSRTAVSDALLCGLLGLSLLLQWRRFAAPQEVAWWPAWVILGFAVLAKGPVAVVLSGLALLMFGALRRDLVQPWRRLRPLPGLLLTALIGLPWYVLELLVEGQPFWDSFFGYHNLQRFTSVANDHLQPWWFFGPVMLVAALPFTPYLLIGLARVPRSRIAPEHSLHQFAACWLLAVLLLFTTAATKLPSYWLPATPAAALLVAQATVGSSRWQRMAWGTCLALIAVLAAGFWLGSLWVPFIKDPEMPTLSVDLLASGLLKWAAVWISAAAVLGAGLLLQCRAAAQALLAMQGCLLGFHLTALVPIAELADRLRQQPVRDAASLMLSQQRSGEPMVMVGVMKPSLHFYTGQVILYEGQSDRALVNIADRLAHEQRRGWSGYPLGSPAASSTVLLLIDRGTAERDHWSDLQPGLLGQIGIYDVWRLDRSRLERRAQTLKADGIDADWREPRPERY
- a CDS encoding response regulator transcription factor, with product MEVDPRIHQLISAEITDEGHVCICFGSAEDFLAEAGSDRFDLLLDLMLPGMDGLACLKQLQLQAALRVVIVTALNDADKKHEALANGAEAYVLKPDLFQQLPQLLQTRSMV
- the topA gene encoding type I DNA topoisomerase — protein: MAHTLVIVESPTKAKTIRGFLPKGFKVEASMGHVRDLPNNASEIPASAKGQKWANLGVNTDADFEPLYVVPKDKKKTVRELKDALKGADQLLLATDEDREGESISWHLLQLLAPKVPVKRMVFHEITKEAIGKALDQTRDLDMELVHAQETRRILDRLVGYTLSPLLWKKVAWGLSAGRVQSVAVRLLVQRERARRAFRSGSYWDLKAQLEQSGSAFEAKLIHVGGQRIATGNDFDESTGGLKAGSAVRLLSESEAKTLAESVRSSAWTVDAVEQKPTVRKPVPPFTTSTLQQEANRKLRLSARETMRCAQGLYERGFITYMRTDSVHLSDQAINASRNCVESLYGKEYLSKGPRQFSTKARNAQEAHEAIRPSGESFRTPGETGLDGRDLAVYELIWKRTVASQMAEARLTMLSVDLSSGEASFRASGKRIDFPGFFRAYVEGSDDPDAAIEGQEVLLPALSVGDAPEPKTVEPLGHQTQPPARFSEASLVKMLEKEGIGRPSTYASIIGTIVDRGYATLLGNALTPSFTAFAVTALLEEHFPELVDTSFTARMENTLDEISHGKVQWLPYLEGFYKGDEGLENQVQQREGDIDPGASRTIDLEGLSSVVRIGRFGAYLEAKRVSDDGEEELIKATLPQEITPADLDEEQAELILKQKADGPEAIGEDPETGDLVYLLFGQYGPYVQRGQVSDENPKPKRASLPKGQKPEDLTLEDALGLLRLPRLLGEHPDGGRIQAGLGRFGPYVVWDKGKGEKDYRSLKGGDDVLAVGLSRALELLAMPKRGRGGRTALKDLGKPEGSDETIQVYDGPYGLYVKQGKVNASLPEGKGADDMTLEEAVELLAAKAASKKGGRKTAAKKTAAKKSAAKKPAAKKPPATTKTGRLRASAVRVIKPADN
- a CDS encoding aminotransferase class I/II-fold pyridoxal phosphate-dependent enzyme produces the protein MPTSKRLASLGSAVFARVDAAKEAYRLGASSSVRPDLVDLSIGSSDLRPPTALLDSMASAVMESSSSSYCLQAGLRPFHAAVADWCRHRFDVAVDPDHEVQLLVGSQEGTAHLPLAVLDPGDAALHLDPCYPSHIGGLHLAGARTKALALSPENDWRPDLKTISPQLWKQLKLFVLGYPHNPSARVGDQEDLNRITAIAARHDVVIAHDNPYVDLALDGEPPSLLQAPNWRECGIEFFSLSKGWCLGGFRLGFAVGAAPLIAALRRAKAVIDFNQSLALQQGAIQALQSFPDWPRQLHPTYRERRDRVVETLRARGWSVPCPEMAMYLWFPLPDAAHRRGWSDEDAARELLQRSGVALTPGSGFGSGGRQWLRMALVRPVNELVDAASRLADAMDD
- a CDS encoding NAD(P)H-quinone oxidoreductase subunit N encodes the protein MPDMGAFLLATQAMAAPGELLNLSLNASAVLPEAAVLLAMIATLLVDLAGEKVATRWVPPICYVGLGTSLVLLALQWNAPLEPSFLGAFLADNLAVAFRAVIALSTLLSLLISWRYAEKSGTPVGEYAAILLAATLGAMLLCGATDLVSVFISLETLSVASYLLSGYMKRDARSSEAALKYLLVGSAAAAVFLYGSSLLYGLSGSTSLDTIGLALQTSTTPLAALALVFVLATVAFKIAAVPFHQWTPDVYEGSPTPVVAFLSVGSKAAGFALALRILVGCFGAFDDQWKLLFTVLAVLSMTLGNVVALAQTSMKRMLAYSSIGQAGFVMIGMVCGTEDGFAAMVLYMAAYLFMNLGAFACIILFSIRTGSDRISDYAGLYQKDPLITLGLSLCLLSLGGIPPMLGFFGKIYLFFAGWANHEYLLVVVGLVTSVVSIYYYISVIKMMVVKEPQEASDVVKAYPDVNWSLMGMQPLRVALIGCVAITAVGGILSNPLFQWANTAVAGTPLLQQAIALSSLKGLG
- the trxA gene encoding thioredoxin — protein: MAGAVADFTDAGFEREVLKASGTVLVDFWAAWCGPCRLIAPLMDWVASDYGDCVSVGKLEVDANPQTRDAYQVQGIPTLILFRNGEVVARHEGAIAKPQLQSFLDANL
- a CDS encoding PspA/IM30 family protein, yielding MGFFDRLSRLVRANANAAVSSMEDPAKILDQSVADMQADLVKLRQAVALAIASQKRLTSQAEQAAAQSKTWYERAELALKKGEESLAREALTRRKTFQETATSLTAQVQAQDGQVESLKKSLVALEGKIAEAKTKKDMLKARAQAAKAQQQLQSAVGSIGTDSAMAAFERMEEKVEAMEATGQAAAELAGSDLESQFAALESGGGVDDDLEALRAQLKGGPEAVALPASETSEAVKPVQVEEVDAELEDLKRSIDKL
- a CDS encoding DUF721 domain-containing protein, giving the protein MAVAPESQRRRLPGLELLQSAPPEPAEPLKTCLRALQREWRKDDHLAALWQDWPRVAGAQLAPHCRPLSLQRGVLTVGASHPQWRQALLYNKPQLISALHQAGHAVRDLRIQQHHSLQSPVLESEASIWAKHPSRTDVHGMGTCPECGRPAPNGEVKLWGHCGFCHRQTLSPS